In a genomic window of Methylobacter sp. YRD-M1:
- a CDS encoding vWA domain-containing protein has translation MNLAEFHFIRPYWLLALIPYGVLLVLMLRSKLRQGNWSAVCDTALLPYLLQEKAVGQSRWPLTASAVGAFLAIIALAGPSWERQPAPVFRNDSALVIALDLSLSMDAADIKPSRLTRARYKIADILKQRKDGQTALLVYASDAFTVTPLTDDTETIASQLEALNTNIMPSQGSNTAVVLGKAQELFRQAGLQKGQLLLVTDGVDVDETLPAVKSLGSYQLSILGVGTSEGAPVALPDGGFLKDEQGDIVVTKLNTDELAKLAQAGHGIFQSITADDSDVDTLLAALDKPVRQQGAEKKEGLLDQWQDRGPWILLLVLPLAALTFRKGILYGVLLLLVPLPKNSYALDWQDLWHTKDQQAQQAFQKGDFGKAAQLFENPDWKAAAHYKAGQYNEALASPSSAGTADSFYNQGNALAKTGQLAEALKAYEQALKINPNDKDTQYNKEIVEKALKEQKQDQQQQQDDKQQQSKDDSQQKKDSDQSDQAGDQQKQGNESDQQPSDKQQQSKDQQQQNKPEQKQQDAEKSQQPGQQHKDDAQQQAAQQSEQSPAETKDETAQANEQWLNRIPDDPAGLLKRKFLYQYGQRERQSGSRSRSGSGAVW, from the coding sequence ATGAATCTAGCCGAATTTCACTTCATCAGGCCTTATTGGCTGCTGGCTTTGATACCCTATGGCGTACTGCTGGTTTTGATGCTCAGAAGCAAACTCAGGCAAGGCAACTGGTCAGCGGTGTGCGATACCGCTTTATTGCCCTATCTGCTGCAGGAAAAGGCGGTCGGACAAAGCCGCTGGCCTTTGACGGCAAGTGCCGTTGGCGCTTTCCTGGCGATTATCGCGCTGGCGGGCCCGAGCTGGGAGCGACAGCCGGCGCCGGTCTTCCGCAATGACTCGGCCCTGGTCATCGCCCTGGATCTTTCCCTGTCCATGGATGCGGCCGATATCAAGCCGAGCCGCCTGACCCGCGCGCGCTATAAGATCGCCGATATCCTGAAACAGAGAAAGGACGGCCAGACCGCGCTGCTGGTTTATGCCAGCGATGCTTTTACGGTAACGCCGCTGACCGATGATACTGAAACCATAGCCAGCCAGCTCGAGGCGTTAAACACCAACATCATGCCCAGCCAAGGCAGCAATACGGCGGTGGTTCTGGGAAAAGCACAGGAACTGTTCAGGCAGGCCGGCCTTCAGAAGGGCCAGTTATTGCTCGTGACCGACGGCGTCGATGTCGATGAAACCCTGCCGGCGGTGAAATCGCTGGGCAGTTATCAGCTGTCGATATTGGGCGTCGGGACCTCCGAGGGGGCGCCGGTCGCGCTGCCGGACGGCGGCTTTTTAAAAGACGAGCAGGGCGATATCGTGGTCACTAAACTGAATACCGATGAATTGGCAAAACTGGCGCAGGCAGGACATGGCATCTTCCAATCGATAACTGCCGATGACAGCGACGTTGATACCTTGCTGGCCGCGCTGGATAAGCCCGTACGGCAACAGGGCGCCGAGAAAAAGGAGGGTTTGCTGGATCAGTGGCAGGATAGGGGGCCCTGGATTTTATTGCTGGTTTTGCCGTTGGCGGCGCTGACATTCAGAAAAGGCATTTTATACGGAGTTTTACTGCTGCTAGTGCCGCTGCCGAAAAACAGCTATGCCCTGGATTGGCAGGATTTATGGCACACAAAAGACCAGCAGGCGCAGCAGGCGTTTCAGAAAGGTGACTTTGGTAAAGCCGCGCAGCTGTTTGAAAATCCGGACTGGAAGGCGGCGGCGCACTACAAGGCCGGGCAGTATAATGAAGCGCTGGCAAGCCCGAGCAGTGCCGGCACGGCCGACAGTTTTTACAATCAAGGCAATGCCCTAGCGAAGACAGGCCAGTTGGCTGAGGCTTTGAAGGCTTACGAACAGGCGTTGAAAATAAATCCCAATGATAAAGACACCCAATATAACAAGGAGATCGTCGAGAAAGCCCTGAAAGAGCAGAAGCAGGATCAGCAACAGCAACAAGACGATAAACAGCAGCAGTCCAAGGATGATTCGCAGCAGAAAAAGGACAGCGATCAATCGGATCAAGCCGGCGATCAGCAGAAACAGGGCAATGAATCTGATCAGCAGCCGTCGGACAAACAGCAGCAGTCGAAAGATCAGCAGCAACAAAACAAGCCCGAGCAAAAGCAGCAGGATGCCGAAAAAAGCCAGCAGCCTGGCCAGCAGCATAAGGACGATGCGCAGCAGCAAGCCGCTCAGCAGTCAGAGCAGTCGCCGGCTGAAACCAAGGATGAAACGGCCCAGGCCAATGAACAATGGCTCAATCGAATTCCTGATGATCCGGCAGGCCTTTTAAAGCGCAAATTTTTATACCAATACGGCCAGCGGGAACGGCAATCAGGCAGCAGATCCCGGTCGGGTTCAGGCGCTGTCTGGTAA
- a CDS encoding vWA domain-containing protein: protein MIHFEWPWLLSLLPLPLLIRWLLPAHKPVEQAALKVPFLDDFSEGDARVISQTGRWPFLAAVVAWILLIAACTRPQWLGEPIEQAVSGRDLMLAVDLSGSMEVQDFVINKRAVDRLTATKWVAGDFINRRVGDRIGLILFGTQAYLQTPLTFDRKTVMTLLDESAIGLAGDNTAIGDAIGLAVKRLKNQEVNSRVLILMTDGANTAGEVSPLKAAELAAENQLKIYTIGIGANEMLVRSFFGAQKVNPSQDLDEKTLTAIAEKTGGVYFRARNTDELNKIYQLLDQLEPVEKDKQYFRPRSELYYWPLAGALLLAAAIALSRVRLS from the coding sequence ATGATTCATTTCGAATGGCCCTGGCTGCTCAGCCTTTTACCATTGCCTTTACTGATCCGCTGGCTGCTGCCGGCCCACAAGCCGGTCGAGCAGGCCGCCCTGAAAGTCCCTTTTCTGGACGATTTTTCCGAAGGCGACGCGCGCGTCATTTCTCAAACCGGGCGTTGGCCGTTCCTGGCGGCGGTTGTTGCCTGGATTTTACTGATCGCGGCCTGCACGCGGCCGCAATGGCTGGGCGAGCCGATCGAGCAGGCAGTCAGCGGCCGCGACCTGATGCTGGCCGTGGATTTATCGGGCAGCATGGAAGTGCAGGATTTCGTTATCAACAAGCGCGCTGTGGATCGGCTGACGGCGACCAAATGGGTGGCCGGCGATTTCATCAACCGGCGCGTCGGCGATCGTATCGGGTTGATCCTGTTCGGCACGCAGGCTTATCTGCAGACGCCTTTGACTTTCGATAGGAAGACGGTCATGACCTTGCTGGATGAGTCGGCGATCGGCCTGGCCGGCGACAATACCGCGATCGGCGATGCGATCGGGCTGGCCGTCAAGCGCCTCAAGAATCAGGAGGTCAACAGCCGGGTGCTGATCCTGATGACGGACGGCGCGAACACCGCCGGCGAAGTATCGCCGTTGAAAGCGGCCGAACTGGCCGCCGAGAACCAGTTAAAAATCTACACGATCGGCATCGGCGCCAATGAAATGCTCGTGCGCAGTTTCTTCGGCGCTCAGAAAGTCAATCCGTCCCAGGATCTTGACGAAAAAACTTTGACGGCCATCGCCGAGAAAACCGGCGGCGTTTATTTTCGGGCCAGAAACACCGATGAGCTCAACAAGATCTATCAATTGCTGGATCAGCTGGAGCCGGTGGAAAAGGACAAACAATACTTCAGGCCCAGGAGCGAATTGTATTATTGGCCGCTGGCCGGCGCGCTGCTGCTGGCGGCCGCGATTGCACTGTCCCGCGTGAGGTTGTCATGA
- a CDS encoding DUF4381 domain-containing protein: MEPTQLPLRDIHMPEAIGWWPPAMGWWLVAILAPLLIFLLIWLYKRLTRKTAIKTAKKILTQIKQDKMLDNHGKLVELSVLVRRVAISVSPREQAAGLTGQAWLAYLDSSVKGSPFSEGIGRHLSDAPYRKLQLADADIPQLISLCEDWLKAQAKK; encoded by the coding sequence ATGGAACCCACGCAACTTCCGCTAAGAGATATACACATGCCGGAAGCCATAGGCTGGTGGCCGCCGGCTATGGGCTGGTGGCTCGTTGCCATACTGGCGCCTTTGCTGATTTTTTTGCTGATCTGGCTGTATAAGCGTCTGACGCGCAAGACCGCTATCAAAACCGCAAAAAAAATACTGACACAGATCAAACAGGACAAGATGCTTGATAATCATGGAAAACTGGTCGAGCTTTCCGTGCTGGTCCGGCGCGTGGCGATCAGCGTATCGCCCAGAGAACAAGCAGCCGGTCTAACGGGTCAGGCGTGGCTGGCCTATCTGGACAGCTCTGTCAAAGGCTCGCCTTTCAGCGAGGGGATCGGCAGGCATCTGAGCGATGCGCCTTACCGCAAGCTACAGCTGGCCGATGCGGACATTCCACAATTAATCAGTCTTTGCGAAGACTGGCTTAAAGCTCAAGCAAAAAAATGA